The sequence below is a genomic window from Pleurocapsa sp. PCC 7327.
TTGCGGATGTGTCATTAGTCATTATTTTGACTTATTGAGTGGCACTACAGGTTTCGGGCGAGGGGGTAGTCGCGTTTACTTCTACTTTTTCATACCCTGCCGTCGTTAGTAACTGCGCGATCGCCAATTTAGCCCGCTCGTTCGCCTCTTCCAACAAACCTTCACTACAAGCTGTAGCGACAAATTTTTCTAGCGTTTCTCGTTGCGCCATTGTCTGCAATTGCGGCGCGACATCGGGTCCCAAACTCAAAAATCCTCGGTCATAATAGTATACGCCAGAGCGATTTATATCGATTTGATTATCGAGAATTTTTGGAGGCGGCAAGCGAATTTGAATAGTATCATTGCTTACCTTAACATTTTCAGCCGTAAGATTACTTAAATCTATCCCTGCTTTCACTTCACCGCGAGCGATATAAAGCAATTTCGTCGTTCCCAGCACAAAATTTCCCAATTTGCGCTCTTGAGCCGTTGGAACTACCGTTTCAATCGCTAAAATGGCTGTTGTTAATTCGCTTGCCCCTCGAATGCGATCGACAATTAAACTAGAAAT
It includes:
- a CDS encoding DUF4230 domain-containing protein, whose product is MSVNQEVVIISDREFKTDCTIVHSRPPVHNMRTSKQSRCDSRNANRVNRVSFLLKNFLLLSKGGIVLIILLLLWGMWRAGHRFLAEVEAFLNAPPPAPQINISSLIVDRIRGASELTTAILAIETVVPTAQERKLGNFVLGTTKLLYIARGEVKAGIDLSNLTAENVKVSNDTIQIRLPPPKILDNQIDINRSGVYYYDRGFLSLGPDVAPQLQTMAQRETLEKFVATACSEGLLEEANERAKLAIAQLLTTAGYEKVEVNATTPSPETCSATQ